TTCCAACAAGCATCTAAGGTGAAACTGGAACTCTTAAATTTTATCTGTGAAGTGATTTATAATCACAGCCATATCGGATATAATAGGTAGGCCAGTTCTTGAATCTATTCATTCTGGGGTATATAACCCACTGCATGGCACTAGATCAGTAAGAGCAAATGCTACATTTGTAATTAGTACTAATTTACACATTTAGTATAAATTTCGTATAAATTAGTACTAATTTATACGAAAAAAATTAGGCTTTAAAAAAGATGTACAAAGCTGTATTTGAATGTTTTCATAAAATTAACAAGACATTTTGATTAGAAGATTACTTTTATACAGGCAATTAAAACATTTCCTTGCAGATTCTGAACCAAACTTTGTGGCAATcagtataaaagaatcaaaaagtgaaactgacttctctagttttattgtccaaactgagcacaaagggaaaaaggaaatcAGGGTTTCAGTTTTAACAATGTGTGAATTTTATCTAGATATGACTTTTGTACTGTTTAAGTATAATCATAAAATCCTTACAAGAATTATGAGCTAGTGAGACAGCATTTTACCTATTCTCAAAGACCACTAGCTTGCTTTATGATCATTTAAAACTGATGTATCATAGGTTATAATTGAAGACCTTTTTTAATAAATCAAGAAGAAGTAAAAGTGGGGGGGGAGCCAACAGACCTCAATCTCATGTATCTGCTGTCACACTTTGGAAAACTAAAACATCACTAGTTGGAAAAACTTTAATATGTTCCAGAAAACATGTTGCTTTTggaataaaacaaatataatgGCCCCAATCGTAATATCCTTAACCAGGCAAAAAACTTCCAATTAAGTCAAAACTCAAGCACAATTACTACTGAacttaatgggaattttgcttaaGGATTTcaggataaaaacaaaaacaaaaaccacagggTGAAATCATGACCCTATTAAAGCCAAAATTActagtgatttcaatggagccagggtttcacccaaaagacagatcttcagttggtgtaatTTAGCACAGCTCCAATGCAATAAACAATTTACACCAAAGGAGGAACTGGGTGAAAATGTTTACATAAGCAAGGAAATACATAATTTTGTCTGAACTAATGTTATTTTGCAAAGGGTTGTTATTTCATACTTAGAAAGCTGAATGCTAACTGATAATCAGTGTGCAACAAAAGAGTTTCCAGCTGTCTAGTAAAGGcactattttatttatatttcagaaaaaGGCAAGTACTTGTTAGACTCTCACAGGCCTGCACACTTTCAGAGTGAAGTAGAACTAAATAAACTGATAAATTCTGAatgacctttttatttttctgttttcagctATTTTGGTTTTGTTAGCTTGCTCTCGTTGTAACAGGATGATACTGGTTCAAAATTCCAAAAACCACACTAGTCTTTAAAGCAGCCAGGCAAGTTACTGATGAAAACCAatgcatctttatttttaaagtcacatAATTAATTTTCTTTGTTAACGGGACAAAAACTCAAACACAACATTTACTTACATAATAAAATATATCTATAGATATGGGGAAGTATTTGAACTGACTATGATTTTACATTGAAATATTAATTTCCAAATAAACCAAATAGAATTAActttggggtgttttgttttgttttgttttttttacaagagTTCTTCATGTTACTTCTTTCTAAAGCAGCAAACATTGCAGTTTTAAAATTGCTCCAAACTGTTAATTTCTCCATAGCTTTGAAAGGATAAAGCTAGCTCCCATTCAGTGGCTTTAGTGATTTAGTAAACAATTAGTACAAACAGAAAAGTAAACAATTCTCATCACATCTAATACAGGCTACCTCCATGGTAAACTGTATATAGTAACATCAATTAAAAATCTTCAATAAAGTTTAGCCAAATCATTCTGAACTGCCACTGACTTAAAATAAGAAATGAGAGTTAAACCAGTACCTAGTATGCttaatacatatacatatatttctGTAATTCTACATGTGTATTTCATCATAAAATATGAAAATCCTGTTAATCTTACAAATTAAAGTTCTTAGAACCTCGAATGCTACTGTGAACAGTACCAGTGATCTTTAAGTAGCAGCAGTAGTAATAGGGTAGTAGTACTGTAAACAAACTTCAACGTGGTTatgtaaacaaaaccaaaatagaGCTCAGGAGTTGTAAATATTAATGGCTCCGCTCAATAGCCCACTACTGTACTTATGCATTCCCTTACTAAGGTAATATTCTTGCACTTTCCTAATCACACTGCTCTTTCTGTTCAAATTAattcactaaaaatatctgtaACATACAGCCTCCACTTTAAAATATGACCTGGAACACTCATCAACAGTTATGCAAAGTGTTTCCTATCTCTTTGTCCTGAAATTGGCTACAGTTCTTCCTGAATAGAGTGAATGTGATTATATGCAACAGGCATGCACGTGTGGGAAACAAGGAAACCTTAGGGAAACAGAATGGCTGAAACAGTCATCAGCTGTGCCTCCTACATTCAGCTCAACACCCAGCGATGCTGATCTTCACTGCAATTTACATGCATataaaaaagggaggaaaagcCCACAcgtaaaagaaaatattaaaataaaacaagtatctgaaTAATCTTCAGATATTTTATAATTACTAGAATTAAATGGTTCCCACCATTCACCATTCTCTAAATTCATTTTGCTATATTTATACTATCTTTTTGTTAACTTTATCAGAGATGCAGCGCCAGTTTCCCCTTATTAGCTAAATGAATGGAATGTCCACACTTTAATCCAATCTGGATGCTGGGAGCATTTCAATCCAGTCCAGGTTTTCCCCCTAGGCAGagttcccttcccctcacccctttCCCTTAGGGTCAGCAGTTTGGAGGATACTGTAGAAGTGGTGCTTCCCCAATGTGGGTTTGTTATGCAGTTGGGGGGGCTGTAGGTAGGTCAAGCAAAACTCAAATCTTGTTAAACTCAATTTACAACTAAATACAAGAGAGCTCAAGATTTTACTGGAACATAACTCCAATGTACAGGCTACAGCCAAACATTCTTTATATAAGGCAATGGAATCAATAATTGTAGCATTCACGCTGATTTATGCCAAACCATGTAAATCCTGAAGCCAGCTTAAGCAAAACTACAGATAACTGACAAGTCTGTCTCTGTCCTTAACGAAaacttatactcaaataaatttgttagtctctaaggtgccacaagtcctccttttctttttgcgggtacagactaacacagctgctactctgaaaccattcagtgTGTTCATCTTGtaaaaattctgacatttcagtcAACAATCCTCTCAATTAGGTTCAAAGCTTTCTCCACTTTCATCTCTTCCATCTTTCTGCACTTCCtataaaaaaagaacattttcttcttcaaaatcAACAAGCCAATAATAAGTGGAACAAAAATCTCTACAAGTGGCTGTCAGAAATGGACACTTTTTACTTAAAACTGATTATCTGTATGAAAACTATATAAATATGGAAGTAAAACCTAGAGTGGGTTATTCACCCTTGTCATTTCAGCATCCTAGACGATAAATACATACTACAGTTTATAGGTACATACAGGTTAAAAATGCCCTGGTGCAATAGCAAAGAGGATCCCTGCGGTGTCTCAATGATTAACTTTTAAACCTTCACATATTGTCTGTTCCTGGCCTCCCCAATTATAACACAGACTTTCCCTCTTGCTAGGAAGAGTTTTCTATAGCACAACTAGCACCTGTGGAAAGGAACAGCTACATGATTAAAACACAAATTCTCTCTCATATTAAGCTTTAGGTTATTTagggttctttttgttttcaaGCAGCCTGCATTTGCTATCCACTTAAAAAGCAAACCAACCCACTGGCCATTGATACTGTGATTCAACCAGCAGCTGCAGTGTAGTTACCCTTAGCTGTTGGGTAGGCCTTTAAACAAAATTTGCAAAACAATATGTAACCCTCATATTGTTTTGACTCTTTCAGATAGATGGCCAAGGATCTGTCGGTAATCTGATGTGCTCCCTCGCTGTCTTTTATAAAGCTTTATAAACTCTTAAGCAAACGCGCTGAAAAATGTTCTAACTGCAGTTCTGCAGCATATCCAAAATATAGAACTGTGTACTCACTAGTCTGGGCTCCTGTGAAGAGGACACACTCACTAATTTAAGTGTTTCCTTGTGTATAGATATTTTATTTGGAAAGCTTACAaagctgagaaagagagagagaaacctctCCCAAAACGGCAACATTCCCTAGAAATACAAATATAGCACATTGGGAAAGCGACCTACTGCTCACCTTTCACAGCAGTTGCTTCTTTCAGGTTGTGGGATAGGAAATCTATGCTGGCATAGGCGCTGGTCTCCACTCCATTGATGTCCCCATTCATGGCGTGCCTGCCTTTGCGTCTGACTTTGTCACGGTTTGCCAGGCTCCCATCCACCACGTCTATGGCGATGTAGTTGAGGCCGTTCTGGAAGCCAGCGGAGGTCTCccggcacatggggctgctgccctgctcctcctccaggcCTTCGCTTTTCCTGAGGGACACGTTCTCCACCGAGGCCGAGTTGTGCCGTTTGGGGTTATGTGCAAAGGAAGGAGACACGGGGGTCAcagtggtggtggaggagaaagTCTCCGAGCTGTGCCGCCGGCGCCCCTGGGGATCCGCCCGGATGACCTTGGCCCCGCGGTTGGGGTCCGGGGGCGGGCTGGAGAGGATGAAAGCCTCCACCCCGGCCAGGGTGAGTCTCTTCACCCCGGCCGTGGGGCTGGTGACCCGGGCACTTTCTGGCTTCTGGGCGATGGGCTGGGGCGGGGTGGCGGCCATGCCGAAGGTCATCTCGGTGTAATCCCCCCCGTCGGGCGGGCTGGACAGGCAAGCCACCCCCACCGCCGCCGGCAGGTAGAGCCCCTCGGGCCGGCCGCGGCTGGCGCAGGCCTCCGGGGAGAGCGCCTCCAGGCAGCCCACCGAGACCGGGCCCGCCTGCGAGCCGAAGTCGATGTTCATGTAGTCGGAGAGGGGGGAGCGCCTCCGCCCGGCGCCCGAGCCCAGCGAGGAGGCCGGGCTGTCGGCCGGCAGGGAGGGCGGCGAGTCGGCAGCCGCCGGCTCCCCGAAGTCGATGTTGATGTACTCGCCGGGGCTCTGGGGCTCGGGCGGCAGCGGGTGCTCGTGCATGCTGGGCAGCAGCGTCCGCAGGGTGTCCAGGGCCAGGCGGCTGGGCCGGACCGCCCGCGGGCCCCGCTGGCTCAGGAAGCTCTCGGTCCGGCTGTGCCGCAGCGGGGAAGGCACCGTGTGGCTGGAGGGGGCGGCGGGGCGCACGCCGCAGGCCGGCTGCTCCGGGACCAGCCTGCCCGGGGAGCTCATGAAGACGTACTGGTCGCTGTCCTTGGCcggctcctggctggggcaggagcggggcagggagctgcaggcgTAGGCGGCCTTGGGCGGCTCGCCGGCCCCCGCAGCCGGGGCGAAGAAGTAGTCGGGCGGGGTGAGCGAGGCGGCGGGCGGCCCGTGCGGGGACATGTTGATGTAGTCCCCGCCGCTCAGCCTCCCGTCCGAGCTCTCCACCGACAGCCGAGAGCCACCCCACATCCGCATGTAGCCGCTGTCGTCCGGGGAGCTCTCCCCAGGGGAGCTGGTCTTGTAGCCGCCGCTGCCGTTCCCCGGcgagccgccgccgcccgccccggcccgcgGCTGCAGTATCTGCTGCGGGGCGGACACGCTGGTGGGGCTCATGGGCATGTAGTCAGCGCCGCCCCGGCTGCCCGGCCCCAACGCCGCGGCCACGCCGGGGGTCATGGGCATATAGCCGTCGTCCCCTCCTCCGCCGCCCCCTGCCGGCGGCCCCAggttggtgctgctgctgccggaGCTGCGGTGAGAGCCGATCTCGATGTCCCCGTAGTCCTCGGGGTAGGGGGTGTAGGTCACTTTGGGGGAGGTGGCGGGGAAGAGGCGGCCGGAGCTGCCGGCGAAGGTGGCCCGCATCAGGGTGTACTCGTCCAGGGAGGCGGAGGAGACCTGCGGGGGGGCGGCCCGCTGGCGGCACGGCGTGGTCAGCGAGTAAGTCCGCTTCCTGGGGCCCTTGTCCCCCGCCGAGTCCGGGCAGGGCCGGTAGCAGAGCCGGCCGCCCTGGGGCCGCTCCATGGCCATGTAGCCGTACAGGTCCGCGCCGCCCCCGGGGTCCCGCACCGGGGGGGTCTCGGCGATGGACTCGGGCGTGTTGCTGCGGTTGctggcggtggagaagggccgcAGGTCGCCGCCCGGGCTGGAGCCGTATTCGTCGAAGGACATAAAGCCGGGGTCGCTGGGGGAGCCCGATACGGAGGCGCTGCCGCTGGACAGGCGCTGCGGGTGGGGGGGCTCGGAGCCGAGCCCGCTGCTGGAGGAGAGGCTGATCGGGCTGGTGGCGGAAGGGGGCGAGTGCGATACGGGCATAGACATGGAGCGACTATTTTGCAGGCCGCCCCCGGGGGGCACCGGCCCCAGCTTTCCCCCCGACTTGCCGCCGCTACTAAGTGTGTGCGAGCGGCTCAAGGGAGTCCGCACCGGGCCGGGGCTCATGGGGCTGCAGGCGACCGAGCCCGCTCTGCAGCCATCCCCTTCGCTGGCCGTGCGCACCCGGCCCGGGTTGCCCTTGGTGCCGGCGCTGGCCCCGGCCGCTAGGCTGTCTGTGCGGGAGCGGCGCAGCAGGCCGGTCTGGCTGGGCGGCAGGTTGACCAGGTGGTGGTGCCGGCGGCCGGGCACGgtgatggggtgggtggaggaggcTCCGGGGCCCCCGGCGCCCccggaggaggaggacgaggaggaCTGGCTCTTGCTGCGGGGCCGGAACTCGGACAGCTCCTTCAGCGCCTTCATGGCCCCCAGGATGGTCTCGTGGATGTTCTGCGCCACCACCGAGTCGTCCGCCTGCATCCAGAGCTCGCCGGGCCCGGTGGCCGCCGACCGCCCCACCTCCATGAAGAAGAAGCTGTCGGAGTGGCCGCAGCGGCGGATGTTCATCAGCTGCAGCGTGACCGAGGGCAGCTCGCAGTTGAGGCGCACGAAGCCGATGGTGCGAGCGGAGAGGCAGAGCCGGTGCACCCCGGTCAGGTTCttactctgccccaggcccttgGGCTTCAGCGTCACCTGCCAGACCTCCCGGTAGACAGCACTGGCCGGGGCGAGCAGCCCGTAGTTGAGGTCCTCGCAGCCGCCGGCGAGGGAGGACCCGGCGGCGCTGCCGGAGGAGAAGGGCGAGGAGAGGTGGCGGAGCGGGGAACCCTGGCAGGCGGCTTTGCCCTCGTTGAGCAGGTCGGTGAGGGCCCGGTACCAGCCCTCCTGCTCCTGCTCGTTCTCGGCCGCCACGGCGAAGTACTCGTCCTTGGTGTAGAGGGCGATCAGGTACTTGTGCTTGGCGTCCGCTCGCTTGTTGATGTTGAGGCAGGAATCCAGCGCGATCACCCGCTTGGGAGCCCCCGACTTGTTCTTCCATTTCTTCTCGTTCTCGTAGTACTCTAGCcgggcgccccccgcccccggctgctCCTCCCCGCTGCCGCCGGGTCCCCGGAGCACGAAGAAGCGCTTGTGCCCGTGCTTCTGCTTGCGCAGGTAGCCGCATTTCCTCACGCtctggtggttgttgttgttgttgaggtTGGGACCGGGAGGGGAGttcagcagccccagcagcgTGGGGCTcgccatccccagcccagagcgcggggcaggggggctgagtTCCGAgcgccctggggcgggggggggggggcgctaatCCCCTGGTCCCCGGAGCCGCTGTGATCTCCGGCTCCTGTATAAAGCGCGGCGGTGATGGTGCTATTGCCGACCTGGCTCCTCCGTGCAGGCAGGGCTTGCTGCTGCCCGAGTCCTTCTAGACCCTGAGCGCTGCTGCTCTCCGGATCCTCGGAGCTGGTCGCCgccgctgctgccgccgccgcctgccTCGGTAACAGTTTCACAGTAAGTAACACATTGCGCACCAAGGGCTGAACTAAAGAGCAAAACAACACGTGACCCGCTGGGTTGCCGAAACGCTCACACACCGAGccaagggaggggggagcaggggaaagccAGAGTAAAGGGGGGCGAGGCCATCAATCCGCCGCCAGCTTCCTACGGGATTGGGTGCGGCGCCGGGGAAAGGACAGCGCCATGCAccaatggggatggggggaggacgCCGAGCCCAGGGAGGCGGGTTGTTATTGGGTGGCTCGCGCGTCCCACCCTCTTCTCTCTCGgtctcccccacacaccctcccttCTTCTACGCACGCTGGCTCtcgcctgcccccttcccctggccccgGACCCCCGCACACACACGTGCGGGAGCTTGCCGAAAACGCCAGGCGACCGTGAAGCCCAGGCAGGAGCGCGAGGTGGCCGGGGGGCTGCCGAGCCCGCTGTCACCGAGCGAGCACATGAGCGGGCCACCTCGCCAAGCGGGGAAGGGGGCGGGCTCCCGCAGCTTCGCGCCCAGTGCAGAGCCAGAGACCGTACGCTAGagggggaaattaaaaaaaaaaaaaaaaaaaaaaaaaaggggggggggggggacagagggtCCCGAGCGCGTGACGGAGGaaactgagctgggctggggttTACTGCGCCAGGTGTGACAGAGGAGGGGAAGCCTTCCGCCGGCGATCGAGAGCGATGGGCAGGTTTCCTCAAAATCAAGAAGCTGCAGCATGGGCCAAAGGAGAGGGGGGGGGTGCCAGAGATGGCCCTCTCCCCCATCTAACCGGCCGCCTTTTTAGGTGCCGCCTCCACCGCCAAACCGGCCGCCCCACATCAGGCTTGAACGCGGCTAATGCTAATGGGCCTGGGATCAAAGCCCAGGCAGTAAGAAGTCCTGCCCTGGACAGACGGACAGGTACCAGCGGAATCTAGTTTTCATGCTTTGGTAACGTTTGTGTAGCTCGTCATGGCAATAAAGCTCTGTTGCCTTGCCTGGTCCTTTCCCTGTATCCCCCAGGCAACAGGGCTCCCCGGGGTTTGTTTCCCTTCCCACGACACACACCCCGAAGTTTGCCGTCCTAGCGGGCTTCTCCGGCTCCACGCACCCCTGCAAGCGGTCTTGGGCCCTCTGTGGCCCCAGCCAacatctccctctcccccgcccccaatcgcTCTCTCTGCCTTCTATGCGTGCCGCAGACACCCCTCTGTGGGGGCCACCACATCGGGACTTGCCCTCCCCGATCCCCCTTCTTGCCTCCACGCTAGAGAGTGCCTGTTCCCTTGGGGAGTGCCCCCCCCCGACACATACACTGCGGAGCTTGCTAGTtcagcccccactgcctccctcacGGTGCACTGGCTGAGTCTCCCACCCcgccttctcccctcccaggaTCCAGAGCCTTCCTAGCCGCCTTCCCTAAATCACTGGGCATTCCCTGCCCAGTCCTCCCGCTAGCTCCCCCTGAACCCATACAACATAGTCCAGACCTCCTGGGTCCTCCTCCCGGGCGTTTGCTCTTGGCTCCCCCGGCCCTACACAAAGTAACGGAGAATCGAGGGGGTAGCGGGGTGGCCAGCTGTTTCTGCTAGTTTGTCATTGATCAGGGGCTTGTTTGCCTTCTCCCCATAGTTGCTGGGTCTGTGTAACGAAGAAATGCCACCTGGAGAGTGAAGAAcgaggagtgtgtgtggggggggggtgtgctgtTCATTTTTTAATTAAGTAAATTAATTGATCGCTGTGTTTTGCATTGCTGTGTATAAGGGCAGCATTCGTGTTTCCTTGCGAAACAAAGCCAGCCGCACGGGGGGATTAGAGCACATCGAGGCAATTAAGTAATGAGTTGTGAAGGGGGAGTGTAgcagcctcaccccccaccccccgtgttTACACTCTGGAAATCTGCCGCGGCTGCAGTGTGTGTTTGCTTTGCAGGCTGCTTTCCTTGTGGCGAAGGTGCGCGCACGAGTCCATGTTTTTCCAACCATTACAAATCCCTATTCCTATGTTGTGTGGCTCTGTTTTCCACGGCTACGTTTTACGGTTGATCTGTGTGCGATGGGATCCCGGCTCTAAAGTCACCCTTGTTTGTGCAAAGCCCCAGTTGATGAACGGCTTTCAATGAGCAGAGGTCCCTGCTTGTTTACGAGAACGAAAATTAGTCATCTCACTGGACTTTACACGCACAACTAGCAACAAACGCCGGGATCTATATGCCCCTTGCTTGTACAACAGacatgggagggaagggggggtggcATTGTAGAAGCGGGAGGTGATTTACCTTCCTGTTGcaccccttttgtgtgtgtgtatgggaggggaggtggctgCACGAAGACCCGCAAAGATCTCAGTTctctgtgtggggaaggggggggaaccAGACAAGCTCTATGATGCGTGTATGTagggagggggcggtggggaacaggggggccTGGCTAGCTGTAGggtgtgggggtagggggtggagaAAGAGTGAGAACCAGAAACGATCTGTGATGTGTGTaatggggagggggcggtggggaacagagtgggaaccagaGAGTATCGGTGATGTGTGTaatggggagggggcggtggggaCCAGAGAATATCGGTGATGTGTGTAATGGGGAGGAGGCGGTGGGGAACAGTGAGGGAACCAGAGAGTATCGGTGATGTGtgtaatggggagggggcagtggggaccAGAGAATATCAGTGATGTGTGTAATGGGGAGGGGGCGGTAGCGGTggggaacagagtgggaaccagaGACGATCTGAGGGGCCGGTGGGGAAGAGGGGGCCTGGCGAGCTGTACTGTCTCTGGGTGTGTAGTGCggggtggggaaacagaggggGACCAGACAAGCTCCGTGGTGGGTAGGTGTACGTAGAGCCCCTGTGATAGAGGAAAACAAAAGCATTGCTCGTTCTGAAGCATGCAACATAAAACACACCGTGGTGGAAAGGGGGAAAGTCATAATAAGAGTCTTGggataaagaaaaaagtatttattGAAAACCTCTAGCCCAGGTTGTTTTTAATCACAGCCGCATCTTCTTCTTTCCTAGACCCACTCACAAAGCTTGTCTCCCTTTTGCATATccttgggaggagaagggagcaggaggtcagacaaacatccttgtttttaattttctgttcTGAATGCCATCGGGACATTCATGTGTCTGTATATTATGCAGCTGAAGTCATCTGTTTTGAATGTAAAGTTGAAAAAATATAGTTTCCATAGTGCAGGGCAGAGGGCGGGCGCAAGCAGCGAAAACAATCCAGTGTTCCTCTAGCAGCTTGTGATCCCCTCCGCCAGTCTAGACCCAGTCCTACACGTACACACACAAGAGTATATACAGCGTATAGCTCAAGCTACACCATACACACGCCATGCAAGAGAAATTTAAGGAAGAGTCTCTGTCCTTTAAATTCTCCTTGGTTTCGGTCATAACTCATTTAGAAATCAATACCTGTACCTGAAATAGGGGAGACTCAGCTATAAATTTCAGCAGGCTCAGGTTGCAGTAGAGAGCTTTTTTAAAAGAACCGCCTTTTCCTCGGAGACTGGGTGTTCACATTTTAAGTATTAAGGTTCTTacctgtttgtttgttgttttttgcttaAATTAATACATGTTTAACACAGCAAAAGGGAAGGGCAGCTGCTGGAGACCGGAGATATTACcttccaggagagagagagggatggcCGCTGAAGTCTCTGCTGTTGACTCACCATATGACCAACGGCAAGAACCAGGAACCCCTGTGCTTCAACTACCCCTATTtgggaaatggagataataatacttacccacTCTGGCAAAATAAGTTGAGATCTGTGGTTTAAAATGCTGTAGAAGTGCaaggtattttttattttctatgtatTACAGTCCTTAATGAGGAAAGTTTTTTATGCAAAGTCAGGAATGGTTGGTTTTCTAATTTTAATCTTTATGAGCCAGATTATGAACCCTTTACTCAAATTGGTACTTATCTGAGTAACTCCACACCAATATGAGTAAGAGGTTTACAGTTTAAATCTATAAAAATACAGAAGACTATTTCTCTGAaactgtagaattttttttttcagcaagttatgaaatattaattatttggGGGTCTCAGACAAATCTTTAGAGTTGGCATTTGTAAAAGGGTAATAATTATGAACatattttaataatgaaaatattaattataaCAGCAGAATCAATGTTTATTAAACAATTTAGatgcaacaaaaacaataaaaagaaggAAATTTCCTTTTATCTCACACTTCCGCATAACAAATTgctacttttttatatttttttttataattatgtAAGTGTTAGATGTCAGTAATAACTTTTAATTTTCTGGTGCTGATTGACTTGTgacattcaataaatattttttctattttaattatttttgctttGTGGATTTTAACTTAGTAGGTTTCCAAGAAACAGCAATATATATCTTTGGTGCAGGGTACGGGAAGCGCTAGTCCAAGAGTCCATGAGAAAAATATGATATAATTGGTACTGGCTTCAAGGAACAAACTGTAGCAACAAACATCTCTGCTTTAAAATTACATGGGTggttttcatttctttctctgcAGGATTCTGAGCCTTTTCGTCATGCCACACTTTacctcttaagaacataagaatggctgtacttgatcaggccaatggtccatctagcccagtatcccatcttctgacaatggccagtgccagatgcatcagagggaatgaacaaaacggggtaattttgagtgatccataccctgttgtctaggcccagcttctggcagttgaagGTTAAGGAATACCCAGAGCATGAGGGGACGtctctgaccattttggctatcagccattgatggacctgtccatcaacttatctaattctttttttaacccagttatacttctggccttcacaacatcccatagcaatgagttccacaggttgaccgtgcacTGTGcaaagaagcacttccttttgtttgtttcaaacctgtgGCCTATTCATTTATTTGGGTGAttcctaattcttgtgttatgtgagggagtaagtaacacttccttgttcactttatccacaccattcatgattttatagaccttgatcATATCCTCTATTAGTCATCattttttctaagatgaaccgtctcattctttttaatctctc
The Eretmochelys imbricata isolate rEreImb1 chromosome 1, rEreImb1.hap1, whole genome shotgun sequence DNA segment above includes these coding regions:
- the IRS2 gene encoding insulin receptor substrate 2 isoform X3 — its product is MASPTLLGLLNSPPGPNLNNNNNHQSVRKCGYLRKQKHGHKRFFVLRGPGGSGEEQPGAGGARLEYYENEKKWKNKSGAPKRVIALDSCLNINKRADAKHKYLIALYTKDEYFAVAAENEQEQEGWYRALTDLLNEGKAACQGSPLRHLSSPFSSGSAAGSSLAGGCEDLNYGLLAPASAVYREVWQVTLKPKGLGQSKNLTGVHRLCLSARTIGFVRLNCELPSVTLQLMNIRRCGHSDSFFFMEVGRSAATGPGELWMQADDSVVAQNIHETILGAMKALKELSEFRPRSKSQSSSSSSSGGAGGPGASSTHPITVPGRRHHHLVNLPPSQTGLLRRSRTDSLAAGASAGTKGNPGRVRTASEGDGCRAGSVACSPMSPGPVRTPLSRSHTLSSGGKSGGKLGPVPPGGGLQNSRSMSMPVSHSPPSATSPISLSSSSGLGSEPPHPQRLSSGSASVSGSPSDPGFMSFDEYGSSPGGDLRPFSTASNRSNTPESIAETPPVRDPGGGADLYGYMAMERPQGGRLCYRPCPDSAGDKGPRKRTYSLTTPCRQRAAPPQVSSASLDEYTLMRATFAGSSGRLFPATSPKVTYTPYPEDYGDIEIGSHRSSGSSSTNLGPPAGGGGGGDDGYMPMTPGVAAALGPGSRGGADYMPMSPTSVSAPQQILQPRAGAGGGGSPGNGSGGYKTSSPGESSPDDSGYMRMWGGSRLSVESSDGRLSGGDYINMSPHGPPAASLTPPDYFFAPAAGAGEPPKAAYACSSLPRSCPSQEPAKDSDQYVFMSSPGRLVPEQPACGVRPAAPSSHTVPSPLRHSRTESFLSQRGPRAVRPSRLALDTLRTLLPSMHEHPLPPEPQSPGEYINIDFGEPAAADSPPSLPADSPASSLGSGAGRRRSPLSDYMNIDFGSQAGPVSVGCLEALSPEACASRGRPEGLYLPAAVGVACLSSPPDGGDYTEMTFGMAATPPQPIAQKPESARVTSPTAGVKRLTLAGVEAFILSSPPPDPNRGAKVIRADPQGRRRHSSETFSSTTTVTPVSPSFAHNPKRHNSASVENVSLRKSEGLEEEQGSSPMCRETSAGFQNGLNYIAIDVVDGSLANRDKVRRKGRHAMNGDINGVETSAYASIDFLSHNLKEATAVKE